One segment of Synchiropus splendidus isolate RoL2022-P1 chromosome 4, RoL_Sspl_1.0, whole genome shotgun sequence DNA contains the following:
- the dcp1b gene encoding mRNA-decapping enzyme 1B isoform X4 — MLPSSRGSVSTGGLEMSPAALQRLDPYIRTIVDETSQVALYTFNSQSSQWEKTEVEGTLFIYNRLTSPCYGFTIMNKLNMQSVTEAITQDLDLQLQEPFLLYRNARSVIHGIWFYERWECRRVADLMKLLIQQEQVQFQSQTNACDPLDRAALDIVRMLTRAQSQYETKASSEPKEIRVSEDLHRNLIKPIPVKPSTRDAKSSGLKSISQNKLVTSNAPDLTAAAWRCCPPVAGILPVRKNTGHRGAEVLSGDRNQQLNCPTLQKLPKGQWGTSLPPTENSHRHHLHSSSHRSGMQHVLSPSRPLHHSERFSQGSGLPVGFLSSHDLLQKLQLVQQQQTRVCLGLATSQKHDRVYSGLQSEAQLQVVCPERFPASSSAPTLLLSPSVFEQFQSSRHYRVLSRSQLQATLLHLIQSDSSFLDNIYHAYISRSSSVCSSK; from the exons ATGCTTCCGAGCAGCAGGGGCTCTGTCTCGACCGGAGGTCTGGAGATGAGTCCAGCTGCACTCCAGAGACTGGACCCATATATCAGAACCATCGTGGACGAGACGAGTCAGGTGGCGCTGTACACCTTCAACAGCCAGTCCAGTCAGTGg GAGAAGACGGAGGTGGAGGGAACTCTCTTCATCTACAACAG GTTGACATCGCCCTGTTACGGGTTCACCATCATGAACAAACTCAACATGCAGAGCGTGACAGAAGCCATCACCCAAGATCTGGATCTTCAGCTGCAGGAACCTTTCCTGCTGTACCGCAATGCTCGCT CGGTCATCCATGGGATCTGGTTCTATGAACGGTGGGAGTGTCGTCGGGTCGCCGACTTGATGAAGCT TCTGATCCAGCAGGAGCAGGTTCAGTTCCAATCTCAGACCAACGCTTGTGATCCACTGGACAGAGCAGCATTGGACATTGTTCGGATGCTGACCAGAGCTCAGAGCCAGTATGAGACG AAGGCCTCCTCAGAACCAAAGGAGATACGGGTCAGTGAGGATCTTCACCGCAACCTCATCAAGCCCATCCCTGTCAAACCAAGCACTAGG GATGCCAAGTCATCAGGATTGAAATCCATCTCCCAGAACAAACTGGTCACTTCCAATGCACCCGATTTAACAGCCGCTGCGTGGAGATGTTGCCCCCCAGTGGCCGGTATTCTTCCTGTACGGAAGAATACCGGCCACCGGGGGGCAGAAGTCCTGTCGGGAGACCGGAACCAGCAGCTGAACTGTCCAACTCTCCAGAAGCTCCCGAAGGGTCAGTGGGGCACCTCACTGCCACCAACTGAGAACAGTCATCGCCATCATCTTCATTCCTCCTCGCATCGCAGTGGAATGCAACATGTGCTGAGCCCATCCAGACCCTTGCACCACTCTGAGAGATTCTCACAGGGATCAG GTCTTCCTGTAGGGTTTCTGTCATCCCATGACCTCCTCCAGAAGCTGCAGctggtccagcagcagcagacgagGGTCTGCCTTGGTCTGGCCACCTCCCAGAAGCATGACCGTGTCTATTCTGGTCTTCAGTCTGAAGCTCAGCTGCAG GTAGTCTGCCCTGAGAGGTTCCCTGCCTCTTCATCAGcacccaccctcctcctctcgcCCAGTGTCTTCGAGCAGTTCCAGTCCAGTCGCCATTATAGGGTTCTGTCCAGATCCCAGCTGCAGGCGACGCTACTACACCTGATCCAG
- the dcp1b gene encoding mRNA-decapping enzyme 1B isoform X2 — translation MLPSSRGSVSTGGLEMSPAALQRLDPYIRTIVDETSQVALYTFNSQSSQWEKTEVEGTLFIYNRLTSPCYGFTIMNKLNMQSVTEAITQDLDLQLQEPFLLYRNARSVIHGIWFYERWECRRVADLMKLLIQQEQVQFQSQTNACDPLDRAALDIVRMLTRAQSQYETKKASSEPKEIRVSEDLHRNLIKPIPVKPSTRDAKSSGLKSISQNKLVTSNAPDLTAAAWRCCPPVAGILPVRKNTGHRGAEVLSGDRNQQLNCPTLQKLPKGQWGTSLPPTENSHRHHLHSSSHRSGMQHVLSPSRPLHHSERFSQGSGLPVGFLSSHDLLQKLQLVQQQQTRVCLGLATSQKHDRVYSGLQSEAQLQVVCPERFPASSSAPTLLLSPSVFEQFQSSRHYRVLSRSQLQATLLHLIQSDSSFLDNIYHAYISRSSSVCSSK, via the exons ATGCTTCCGAGCAGCAGGGGCTCTGTCTCGACCGGAGGTCTGGAGATGAGTCCAGCTGCACTCCAGAGACTGGACCCATATATCAGAACCATCGTGGACGAGACGAGTCAGGTGGCGCTGTACACCTTCAACAGCCAGTCCAGTCAGTGg GAGAAGACGGAGGTGGAGGGAACTCTCTTCATCTACAACAG GTTGACATCGCCCTGTTACGGGTTCACCATCATGAACAAACTCAACATGCAGAGCGTGACAGAAGCCATCACCCAAGATCTGGATCTTCAGCTGCAGGAACCTTTCCTGCTGTACCGCAATGCTCGCT CGGTCATCCATGGGATCTGGTTCTATGAACGGTGGGAGTGTCGTCGGGTCGCCGACTTGATGAAGCT TCTGATCCAGCAGGAGCAGGTTCAGTTCCAATCTCAGACCAACGCTTGTGATCCACTGGACAGAGCAGCATTGGACATTGTTCGGATGCTGACCAGAGCTCAGAGCCAGTATGAGACG AAGAAGGCCTCCTCAGAACCAAAGGAGATACGGGTCAGTGAGGATCTTCACCGCAACCTCATCAAGCCCATCCCTGTCAAACCAAGCACTAGG GATGCCAAGTCATCAGGATTGAAATCCATCTCCCAGAACAAACTGGTCACTTCCAATGCACCCGATTTAACAGCCGCTGCGTGGAGATGTTGCCCCCCAGTGGCCGGTATTCTTCCTGTACGGAAGAATACCGGCCACCGGGGGGCAGAAGTCCTGTCGGGAGACCGGAACCAGCAGCTGAACTGTCCAACTCTCCAGAAGCTCCCGAAGGGTCAGTGGGGCACCTCACTGCCACCAACTGAGAACAGTCATCGCCATCATCTTCATTCCTCCTCGCATCGCAGTGGAATGCAACATGTGCTGAGCCCATCCAGACCCTTGCACCACTCTGAGAGATTCTCACAGGGATCAG GTCTTCCTGTAGGGTTTCTGTCATCCCATGACCTCCTCCAGAAGCTGCAGctggtccagcagcagcagacgagGGTCTGCCTTGGTCTGGCCACCTCCCAGAAGCATGACCGTGTCTATTCTGGTCTTCAGTCTGAAGCTCAGCTGCAG GTAGTCTGCCCTGAGAGGTTCCCTGCCTCTTCATCAGcacccaccctcctcctctcgcCCAGTGTCTTCGAGCAGTTCCAGTCCAGTCGCCATTATAGGGTTCTGTCCAGATCCCAGCTGCAGGCGACGCTACTACACCTGATCCAG
- the dcp1b gene encoding mRNA-decapping enzyme 1B isoform X6: MLPSSRGSVSTGGLEMSPAALQRLDPYIRTIVDETSQVALYTFNSQSSQWEKTEVEGTLFIYNRLTSPCYGFTIMNKLNMQSVTEAITQDLDLQLQEPFLLYRNARSVIHGIWFYERWECRRVADLMKLLIQQEQVQFQSQTNACDPLDRAALDIVRMLTRAQSQYETKKASSEPKEIRVSEDLHRNLIKPIPVKPSTRKLPKGQWGTSLPPTENSHRHHLHSSSHRSGMQHVLSPSRPLHHSERFSQGSGLPVGFLSSHDLLQKLQLVQQQQTRVCLGLATSQKHDRVYSGLQSEAQLQVVCPERFPASSSAPTLLLSPSVFEQFQSSRHYRVLSRSQLQATLLHLIQSDSSFLDNIYHAYISRSSSVCSSK, from the exons ATGCTTCCGAGCAGCAGGGGCTCTGTCTCGACCGGAGGTCTGGAGATGAGTCCAGCTGCACTCCAGAGACTGGACCCATATATCAGAACCATCGTGGACGAGACGAGTCAGGTGGCGCTGTACACCTTCAACAGCCAGTCCAGTCAGTGg GAGAAGACGGAGGTGGAGGGAACTCTCTTCATCTACAACAG GTTGACATCGCCCTGTTACGGGTTCACCATCATGAACAAACTCAACATGCAGAGCGTGACAGAAGCCATCACCCAAGATCTGGATCTTCAGCTGCAGGAACCTTTCCTGCTGTACCGCAATGCTCGCT CGGTCATCCATGGGATCTGGTTCTATGAACGGTGGGAGTGTCGTCGGGTCGCCGACTTGATGAAGCT TCTGATCCAGCAGGAGCAGGTTCAGTTCCAATCTCAGACCAACGCTTGTGATCCACTGGACAGAGCAGCATTGGACATTGTTCGGATGCTGACCAGAGCTCAGAGCCAGTATGAGACG AAGAAGGCCTCCTCAGAACCAAAGGAGATACGGGTCAGTGAGGATCTTCACCGCAACCTCATCAAGCCCATCCCTGTCAAACCAAGCACTAGG AAGCTCCCGAAGGGTCAGTGGGGCACCTCACTGCCACCAACTGAGAACAGTCATCGCCATCATCTTCATTCCTCCTCGCATCGCAGTGGAATGCAACATGTGCTGAGCCCATCCAGACCCTTGCACCACTCTGAGAGATTCTCACAGGGATCAG GTCTTCCTGTAGGGTTTCTGTCATCCCATGACCTCCTCCAGAAGCTGCAGctggtccagcagcagcagacgagGGTCTGCCTTGGTCTGGCCACCTCCCAGAAGCATGACCGTGTCTATTCTGGTCTTCAGTCTGAAGCTCAGCTGCAG GTAGTCTGCCCTGAGAGGTTCCCTGCCTCTTCATCAGcacccaccctcctcctctcgcCCAGTGTCTTCGAGCAGTTCCAGTCCAGTCGCCATTATAGGGTTCTGTCCAGATCCCAGCTGCAGGCGACGCTACTACACCTGATCCAG
- the dcp1b gene encoding mRNA-decapping enzyme 1B isoform X1: MLPSSRGSVSTGGLEMSPAALQRLDPYIRTIVDETSQVALYTFNSQSSQWEKTEVEGTLFIYNRLTSPCYGFTIMNKLNMQSVTEAITQDLDLQLQEPFLLYRNARSVIHGIWFYERWECRRVADLMKLLIQQEQVQFQSQTNACDPLDRAALDIVRMLTRAQSQAASWPQKKASSEPKEIRVSEDLHRNLIKPIPVKPSTRDAKSSGLKSISQNKLVTSNAPDLTAAAWRCCPPVAGILPVRKNTGHRGAEVLSGDRNQQLNCPTLQKLPKGQWGTSLPPTENSHRHHLHSSSHRSGMQHVLSPSRPLHHSERFSQGSGLPVGFLSSHDLLQKLQLVQQQQTRVCLGLATSQKHDRVYSGLQSEAQLQVVCPERFPASSSAPTLLLSPSVFEQFQSSRHYRVLSRSQLQATLLHLIQSDSSFLDNIYHAYISRSSSVCSSK; encoded by the exons ATGCTTCCGAGCAGCAGGGGCTCTGTCTCGACCGGAGGTCTGGAGATGAGTCCAGCTGCACTCCAGAGACTGGACCCATATATCAGAACCATCGTGGACGAGACGAGTCAGGTGGCGCTGTACACCTTCAACAGCCAGTCCAGTCAGTGg GAGAAGACGGAGGTGGAGGGAACTCTCTTCATCTACAACAG GTTGACATCGCCCTGTTACGGGTTCACCATCATGAACAAACTCAACATGCAGAGCGTGACAGAAGCCATCACCCAAGATCTGGATCTTCAGCTGCAGGAACCTTTCCTGCTGTACCGCAATGCTCGCT CGGTCATCCATGGGATCTGGTTCTATGAACGGTGGGAGTGTCGTCGGGTCGCCGACTTGATGAAGCT TCTGATCCAGCAGGAGCAGGTTCAGTTCCAATCTCAGACCAACGCTTGTGATCCACTGGACAGAGCAGCATTGGACATTGTTCGGATGCTGACCAGAGCTCAGAGCCA AGCTGCTTCTTGGCCACAGAAGAAGGCCTCCTCAGAACCAAAGGAGATACGGGTCAGTGAGGATCTTCACCGCAACCTCATCAAGCCCATCCCTGTCAAACCAAGCACTAGG GATGCCAAGTCATCAGGATTGAAATCCATCTCCCAGAACAAACTGGTCACTTCCAATGCACCCGATTTAACAGCCGCTGCGTGGAGATGTTGCCCCCCAGTGGCCGGTATTCTTCCTGTACGGAAGAATACCGGCCACCGGGGGGCAGAAGTCCTGTCGGGAGACCGGAACCAGCAGCTGAACTGTCCAACTCTCCAGAAGCTCCCGAAGGGTCAGTGGGGCACCTCACTGCCACCAACTGAGAACAGTCATCGCCATCATCTTCATTCCTCCTCGCATCGCAGTGGAATGCAACATGTGCTGAGCCCATCCAGACCCTTGCACCACTCTGAGAGATTCTCACAGGGATCAG GTCTTCCTGTAGGGTTTCTGTCATCCCATGACCTCCTCCAGAAGCTGCAGctggtccagcagcagcagacgagGGTCTGCCTTGGTCTGGCCACCTCCCAGAAGCATGACCGTGTCTATTCTGGTCTTCAGTCTGAAGCTCAGCTGCAG GTAGTCTGCCCTGAGAGGTTCCCTGCCTCTTCATCAGcacccaccctcctcctctcgcCCAGTGTCTTCGAGCAGTTCCAGTCCAGTCGCCATTATAGGGTTCTGTCCAGATCCCAGCTGCAGGCGACGCTACTACACCTGATCCAG
- the dcp1b gene encoding mRNA-decapping enzyme 1B isoform X5, protein MLPSSRGSVSTGGLEMSPAALQRLDPYIRTIVDETSQVALYTFNSQSSQWEKTEVEGTLFIYNRLTSPCYGFTIMNKLNMQSVTEAITQDLDLQLQEPFLLYRNARSVIHGIWFYERWECRRVADLMKLLIQQEQVQFQSQTNACDPLDRAALDIVRMLTRAQSQAASWPQKKASSEPKEIRVSEDLHRNLIKPIPVKPSTRKLPKGQWGTSLPPTENSHRHHLHSSSHRSGMQHVLSPSRPLHHSERFSQGSGLPVGFLSSHDLLQKLQLVQQQQTRVCLGLATSQKHDRVYSGLQSEAQLQVVCPERFPASSSAPTLLLSPSVFEQFQSSRHYRVLSRSQLQATLLHLIQSDSSFLDNIYHAYISRSSSVCSSK, encoded by the exons ATGCTTCCGAGCAGCAGGGGCTCTGTCTCGACCGGAGGTCTGGAGATGAGTCCAGCTGCACTCCAGAGACTGGACCCATATATCAGAACCATCGTGGACGAGACGAGTCAGGTGGCGCTGTACACCTTCAACAGCCAGTCCAGTCAGTGg GAGAAGACGGAGGTGGAGGGAACTCTCTTCATCTACAACAG GTTGACATCGCCCTGTTACGGGTTCACCATCATGAACAAACTCAACATGCAGAGCGTGACAGAAGCCATCACCCAAGATCTGGATCTTCAGCTGCAGGAACCTTTCCTGCTGTACCGCAATGCTCGCT CGGTCATCCATGGGATCTGGTTCTATGAACGGTGGGAGTGTCGTCGGGTCGCCGACTTGATGAAGCT TCTGATCCAGCAGGAGCAGGTTCAGTTCCAATCTCAGACCAACGCTTGTGATCCACTGGACAGAGCAGCATTGGACATTGTTCGGATGCTGACCAGAGCTCAGAGCCA AGCTGCTTCTTGGCCACAGAAGAAGGCCTCCTCAGAACCAAAGGAGATACGGGTCAGTGAGGATCTTCACCGCAACCTCATCAAGCCCATCCCTGTCAAACCAAGCACTAGG AAGCTCCCGAAGGGTCAGTGGGGCACCTCACTGCCACCAACTGAGAACAGTCATCGCCATCATCTTCATTCCTCCTCGCATCGCAGTGGAATGCAACATGTGCTGAGCCCATCCAGACCCTTGCACCACTCTGAGAGATTCTCACAGGGATCAG GTCTTCCTGTAGGGTTTCTGTCATCCCATGACCTCCTCCAGAAGCTGCAGctggtccagcagcagcagacgagGGTCTGCCTTGGTCTGGCCACCTCCCAGAAGCATGACCGTGTCTATTCTGGTCTTCAGTCTGAAGCTCAGCTGCAG GTAGTCTGCCCTGAGAGGTTCCCTGCCTCTTCATCAGcacccaccctcctcctctcgcCCAGTGTCTTCGAGCAGTTCCAGTCCAGTCGCCATTATAGGGTTCTGTCCAGATCCCAGCTGCAGGCGACGCTACTACACCTGATCCAG
- the dcp1b gene encoding mRNA-decapping enzyme 1B isoform X3: MLPSSRGSVSTGGLEMSPAALQRLDPYIRTIVDETSQVALYTFNSQSSQWEKTEVEGTLFIYNRLTSPCYGFTIMNKLNMQSVTEAITQDLDLQLQEPFLLYRNARSVIHGIWFYERWECRRVADLMKLLIQQEQVQFQSQTNACDPLDRAALDIVRMLTRAQSQAASWPQKKASSEPKEIRVSEDLHRNLIKPIPVKPSTRDAKSSGLKSISQNKLVTSNAPDLTAAAWRCCPPVAGILPVRKNTGHRGAEVLSGDRNQQLNCPTLQKLPKGQWGTSLPPTENSHRHHLHSSSHRSGMQHVLSPSRPLHHSERFSQGSGFLSSHDLLQKLQLVQQQQTRVCLGLATSQKHDRVYSGLQSEAQLQVVCPERFPASSSAPTLLLSPSVFEQFQSSRHYRVLSRSQLQATLLHLIQSDSSFLDNIYHAYISRSSSVCSSK, encoded by the exons ATGCTTCCGAGCAGCAGGGGCTCTGTCTCGACCGGAGGTCTGGAGATGAGTCCAGCTGCACTCCAGAGACTGGACCCATATATCAGAACCATCGTGGACGAGACGAGTCAGGTGGCGCTGTACACCTTCAACAGCCAGTCCAGTCAGTGg GAGAAGACGGAGGTGGAGGGAACTCTCTTCATCTACAACAG GTTGACATCGCCCTGTTACGGGTTCACCATCATGAACAAACTCAACATGCAGAGCGTGACAGAAGCCATCACCCAAGATCTGGATCTTCAGCTGCAGGAACCTTTCCTGCTGTACCGCAATGCTCGCT CGGTCATCCATGGGATCTGGTTCTATGAACGGTGGGAGTGTCGTCGGGTCGCCGACTTGATGAAGCT TCTGATCCAGCAGGAGCAGGTTCAGTTCCAATCTCAGACCAACGCTTGTGATCCACTGGACAGAGCAGCATTGGACATTGTTCGGATGCTGACCAGAGCTCAGAGCCA AGCTGCTTCTTGGCCACAGAAGAAGGCCTCCTCAGAACCAAAGGAGATACGGGTCAGTGAGGATCTTCACCGCAACCTCATCAAGCCCATCCCTGTCAAACCAAGCACTAGG GATGCCAAGTCATCAGGATTGAAATCCATCTCCCAGAACAAACTGGTCACTTCCAATGCACCCGATTTAACAGCCGCTGCGTGGAGATGTTGCCCCCCAGTGGCCGGTATTCTTCCTGTACGGAAGAATACCGGCCACCGGGGGGCAGAAGTCCTGTCGGGAGACCGGAACCAGCAGCTGAACTGTCCAACTCTCCAGAAGCTCCCGAAGGGTCAGTGGGGCACCTCACTGCCACCAACTGAGAACAGTCATCGCCATCATCTTCATTCCTCCTCGCATCGCAGTGGAATGCAACATGTGCTGAGCCCATCCAGACCCTTGCACCACTCTGAGAGATTCTCACAGGGATCAG GGTTTCTGTCATCCCATGACCTCCTCCAGAAGCTGCAGctggtccagcagcagcagacgagGGTCTGCCTTGGTCTGGCCACCTCCCAGAAGCATGACCGTGTCTATTCTGGTCTTCAGTCTGAAGCTCAGCTGCAG GTAGTCTGCCCTGAGAGGTTCCCTGCCTCTTCATCAGcacccaccctcctcctctcgcCCAGTGTCTTCGAGCAGTTCCAGTCCAGTCGCCATTATAGGGTTCTGTCCAGATCCCAGCTGCAGGCGACGCTACTACACCTGATCCAG